From Brassica oleracea var. oleracea cultivar TO1000 chromosome C3, BOL, whole genome shotgun sequence, a single genomic window includes:
- the LOC106334483 gene encoding transcription factor SPATULA-like isoform X2 produces MADKKLIPSSSSTTSIYDTRSNNNSNHHPPSSSDEISLFLRHIINRSSSPLPSHYSQATASTAEIGVNADPHADNPRCFVSPQTSKRAADYSEVLIGSGVGSSSAAACYGFSGGGGNNVAQGNSSGTRVSSSSFGASGNETDEYDCESEEGVEAVVDDELLCKSRTSSKRCRAAEVHNLSEKRRRSRINEKMKALQSLIPNSNKTDKASMLDEAIEYLKQLQLQVQMLTMRNGVNLHPLCLPGTTLHPLQLSQLRPGVPPEATNDSLFNHTNHFASTSNAPAMVNTGASSYALEPSIRSHFGPFPLLTSPAEMSGEGGLTHPRLNIGHSNTNLTGRQAVFNGQQPDIKDRLT; encoded by the exons ATGGCTGATAAGAAATTGATTCCATCTTCTTCTTCAACTACATCGATTTACGATACTCGTAGTAATAATAATAGCAATCATCATCCACCCTCTTCTTCCGACGAGATTTCTCTGTTTCTCCGGCATATTATCAACCGTTCTTCTTCTCCTTTACCCTCTCACTATTCTCAGGCGACGGCTTCTACCGCGGAGATAGGAGTTAACGCAGACCCGCATGCAGACAACCCGAGATGTTTCGTTTCTCCTCAAACGTCGAAGCGCGCAGCTGATTACTCTGAGGTTTTGATAGGCTCCGGCGTTGGATCAAGCTCCGCCGCCGCGTGTTATGGTTTCTCCGGTGGTGGTGGCAATAACGTTGCTCAAGGAAACAGCTCAGGGACTCGTGTTTCGTCTTCTTCGTTTGGAGCTAGCGGGAATGAGACCGACGAGTATGATTGCGAAAGCGAG GAAGGAGTAGAAGCAGTGGTTGATGATGAACTTCTCTGCAAGTCTCGTACCTCATCAAAGAGATGCAGAGCTGCTGAAGTTCATAATTTATCTGAGAAG AGAAGAAGAAGTAGGATCAACGAAAAGATGAAAGCTTTACAAAGTCTCATCCCTAATTCAAATAAG ACGGATAAGGCTTCAATGCTTGATGAAGCCATAGAGTATCTGAAACAGCTTCAGCTCCAAGTTCAG ATGTTGACAATGAGGAATGGGGTAAACTTACATCCTCTGTGCTTACCTGGAACTACATTACACCCGTTGCAACTCTCTCAGCTCCGACCTGGTGTTCCTCCAGAAGCAACCAATGATTCTCTGTTTAATCACACCAATCATTTTGCTTCCACTTCTAATGCTCCTGCAATGGTCAACACCGGGGCTTCTTCATACGCGTTGGAACCTTCCATTCGCAGTCACTTTGGACCTTTCCCTCTCCTTACTTCACCTGCG GAGATGAGTGGTGAAGGAGGGTTAACTCATCCAAGGTTGAATATTGGTCATTCCAACACAAACTTAACCG GGAGACAAGCTGTGTTTAATGGGCAACAACCTGACATAAAAGATCGGCTTACTTGA
- the LOC106334483 gene encoding transcription factor SPATULA-like isoform X1, protein MADKKLIPSSSSTTSIYDTRSNNNSNHHPPSSSDEISLFLRHIINRSSSPLPSHYSQATASTAEIGVNADPHADNPRCFVSPQTSKRAADYSEVLIGSGVGSSSAAACYGFSGGGGNNVAQGNSSGTRVSSSSFGASGNETDEYDCESEEGVEAVVDDELLCKSRTSSKRCRAAEVHNLSEKRRRSRINEKMKALQSLIPNSNKTDKASMLDEAIEYLKQLQLQVQMLTMRNGVNLHPLCLPGTTLHPLQLSQLRPGVPPEATNDSLFNHTNHFASTSNAPAMVNTGASSYALEPSIRSHFGPFPLLTSPAEMSGEGGLTHPRLNIGHSNTNLTECLGIFQGDKLCLMGNNLT, encoded by the exons ATGGCTGATAAGAAATTGATTCCATCTTCTTCTTCAACTACATCGATTTACGATACTCGTAGTAATAATAATAGCAATCATCATCCACCCTCTTCTTCCGACGAGATTTCTCTGTTTCTCCGGCATATTATCAACCGTTCTTCTTCTCCTTTACCCTCTCACTATTCTCAGGCGACGGCTTCTACCGCGGAGATAGGAGTTAACGCAGACCCGCATGCAGACAACCCGAGATGTTTCGTTTCTCCTCAAACGTCGAAGCGCGCAGCTGATTACTCTGAGGTTTTGATAGGCTCCGGCGTTGGATCAAGCTCCGCCGCCGCGTGTTATGGTTTCTCCGGTGGTGGTGGCAATAACGTTGCTCAAGGAAACAGCTCAGGGACTCGTGTTTCGTCTTCTTCGTTTGGAGCTAGCGGGAATGAGACCGACGAGTATGATTGCGAAAGCGAG GAAGGAGTAGAAGCAGTGGTTGATGATGAACTTCTCTGCAAGTCTCGTACCTCATCAAAGAGATGCAGAGCTGCTGAAGTTCATAATTTATCTGAGAAG AGAAGAAGAAGTAGGATCAACGAAAAGATGAAAGCTTTACAAAGTCTCATCCCTAATTCAAATAAG ACGGATAAGGCTTCAATGCTTGATGAAGCCATAGAGTATCTGAAACAGCTTCAGCTCCAAGTTCAG ATGTTGACAATGAGGAATGGGGTAAACTTACATCCTCTGTGCTTACCTGGAACTACATTACACCCGTTGCAACTCTCTCAGCTCCGACCTGGTGTTCCTCCAGAAGCAACCAATGATTCTCTGTTTAATCACACCAATCATTTTGCTTCCACTTCTAATGCTCCTGCAATGGTCAACACCGGGGCTTCTTCATACGCGTTGGAACCTTCCATTCGCAGTCACTTTGGACCTTTCCCTCTCCTTACTTCACCTGCG GAGATGAGTGGTGAAGGAGGGTTAACTCATCCAAGGTTGAATATTGGTCATTCCAACACAAACTTAACCG AATGTTTGGGGATTTTTCAGGGAGACAAGCTGTGTTTAATGGGCAACAACCTGACATAA
- the LOC106334479 gene encoding probable disease resistance protein RPP1 isoform X1, producing MDSYFSLTNPNLVASAICFLALLGTLFFYRKSRSHQEKKTMATSSLTLLAPRNWKYHVFPSFHGADVRTNFLSHVLKELRSKGIDSFIDNDIERSKLIGPELVEAIRGSRIAIVLLSRNYASSTWCLNELVEIMKCREEFGQTVMPLFYELDPTDVKKQTGDFGKVLGKTCRGKEKEDIQRWKRALTQVAQIAGFHSAKGENEAELIEYIATDVSNKLNLSAPCSDFDGLVGMESRMAEMRRVLQLDSDEVRKIGILGPPGIGKTTIARSLFNRHSQDFQLSVFMDNIKKKYVIMACSDDYSVKLDLQKQFMSQLTNDTGIKIPHLGVAKDRLKDKKVLVVLDDVDQLVQLEAMAKETSWFGPGSRIIITTQDENVLKASGIDHIHRVNLPSDDEALQMFCLYAFGQKYPKNGFKKLACEVRSLVGGLPLGLRVMGSYFRGMSEQDWREALPRLKIHLDRNGEIAGILKFSYDALNDEDKRLFLHIACFFSGEPVDMVERCLEKCFQDVRQGLRVLSEKSLIYSKSGLIMMSTLLFQLGRQIVQKESISEPGKRQFLNDAIDIGEVLSDDKAGNSSVIGIDLEWNKDITWTSERAFERLSNLEFIRILGKGVNPLSMNYISRKLKVLIWPMFPMPCFPSRFNPEFLVNLFVRNSNLEKLWEENKPLKNIKWMDLALSRRLKELPDLSTAINLYYLDLSYCSSLVKLPSSIGNATNLEKLSLNYCSSLVKLPSSIGNAINLKTLSLKGCSSMVKLPSSIWNIVNLEELNLENCSNLVELPSLLRSEIEKCTKSDCSRGSGKIINRLPIIAGLLSNPQFEKNNTIKYFESSTYIEELEPWIGRILRLRRLVLSGMRKLVSLPQLPDSLLELDAENCESLERLHCSFPNQDIRLNFANCFKLNQEARDLIIQMPTNKYAVFPTEKVPICFSYRSAGSSLTVKLNRLPVGKSTKFKACILCANDDENNFGLWETASVFCTITFGGNASIACNKRVERVLPGNLCTFEVEVETEEVTSTKLVFDFGLLNLDFKTWKIKECGILQLL from the exons ATGGATTCTTATTTTTCTCTTACCAATCCCAATCTTGTTGCTTCTGCAATATGCTTCTTGGCGCTCTTGGGTACACTATTTTTCTACAGAAAGTCCAGATCCCATCAAGAAAAAAAAACTATGGCTACGTCTTCTTTAACTCTTTTGGCTCCTCGCAATTGGAAATATCATGTTTTCCCAAGCTTCCATGGGGCAGATGTACGCACAAACTTTCTCAGCCACGTTCTCAAGGAGCTCAGAAGCAAAGGAATCGACTCTTTCATTGACAATGATATAGAGAGGAGTAAGCTGATTGGTCCTGAGCTCGTAGAAGCTATTAGAGGATCTAGGATTGCGATTGTCTTGCTCTCCAGGAACTATGCTTCTTCGACATGGTGCTTGAACGAGCTGGTGGAGATCATGAAGTGCAGAGAAGAGTTTGGTCAAACAGTAATGCCCCTTTTCTATGAACTGGATCCAACTGATGTAAAGAAGCAAACTGGTGATTTTGGGAAAGTCTTGGGAAAAACTTGTAGAGGAAAAGAAAAGGAAGACATCCAAAGGTGGAAACGTGCTTTGACGCAAGTGGCCCAAATCGCAGGTTTCCATTCAGCAAAAGG GGAGAATGAAGCAGAGCTGATTGAATATATTGCCACTGATGTTTCCAACAAGTTGAACCTTTCAGCACCATGCAGTGACTTTGACGGCTTAGTTGGGATGGAATCTCGTATGGCAGAAATGAGACGAGTGTTGCAGCTAGATTCGGATGAGGTGAGAAAAATAGGGATCTTGGGTCCGCCTGGGATTGGTAAGACCACCATTGCTAGATCTCTATTCAACCGACACTCCCAAGATTTCCAACTAAGCGTCTTTATGGACAATATCAAAAAAAAGTATGTGATAATGGCTTGTTCCGATGACTACAGTGTGAAGTTGGATTTGCAGAAGCAGTTTATGTCTCAGCTAACCAACGATACGGGTATAAAGATTCCACATTTGGGAGTTGCCAAAGACAGGTTGAAAGACAAGAAAGTTCTTGTCGTCCTTGATGATGTGGATCAGTTAGTACAACTAGAAGCCATGGCAAAAGAAACTAGTTGGTTTGGTCCTGGGAGTCGGATTATCATCACCACACAAGATGAGAACGTTTTAAAAGCGAGTGGGATCGACCATATACACAGGGTGAATTTACCATCAGATGATGAGGCTCTTCAAATGTTTTGCTTGTATGCTTTTGGTCAAAAATACCCCAAGAATGGTTTCAAGAAGCTTGCTTGTGAAGTTAGGAGTCTTGTAGGTGGACTTCCGTTGGGGCTGAGGGTTATGGGATCCTATTTTCGAGGAATGTCCGAGCAAGATTGGAGAGAAGCACTACCAAGGTTAAAGATTCACCTTGACCGAAATGGAGAAATTGCGGGCATTTTAAAGTTTAGTTATGATGCTTTAAATGATGAAGATAAAAGATTATTTCTTCATATAGCCTGCTTTTTTAGTGGTGAACCGGTTGATATGGTGGAAAGATGTCTAGAAAAATGTTTTCAGGATGTGAGACAAGGACTTCGTGTCTTATCTGAAAAATCTCTCATATATAGCAAATCAGGATTGATAATGATGTCGACGTTACTATTCCAACTAGGAAGACAAATTGTGCAAAAAGAATCTATTAGCGAACCTGGAAAACGCCAGTTTTTGAATGATGCAATTGATATTGGTGAAGTACTTAGTGATGATAAAGCA GGTAATAGCAGTGTCATAGGAATAGATCTCGAGTGGAATAAGGACATAACATGGACAAGTGAAAGAGCCTTTGAAAGATTGTCTAATCTTGAATTCATAAGAATCCTCGGCAAAGGCGTTAACCCGCTAAGTATGAACTACATATCCCGAAAACTTAAAGTACTAATTTGGCCGATGTTCCCCATGCCATGTTTTCCTTCAAGATTTAATCCAGAGTTCCTAGTCAACCTATTCGTGCGGAATAGCAATCTTGAGAAACTGTGGGAAGAAAATAAA CCGCTCAAAAATATAAAGTGGATGGATTTGGCTCTTTCAAGAAGATTGAAGGAGCTTCCTGATCTCTCAACTGCCATTAATTTATATTATTTGGATCTCAGCTATTGCTCAAGCCTGGTGAAGCTCCCTTCCTCTATTGGGAATGCAACTAATCTTGAAAAATTGAGTCTCAACTATTGCTCAAGTCTGGTGAAGCTCCCTTCCTCTATTGGGAATGCAATTAATCTCAAAACATTGAGTCTCAAAGGTTGCTCAAGTATGGTGAAACTTCCTTCCTCTATTTGGAATATAGTTAATCTTGAAGAATTGAATCTCGAAAATTGCTCGAACCTTGTGGAGCTCCCTAGCTTGTTGAGATCGGAAATAGAGAAATGCACCAAGTCAGATTGCTCGAGAGGTAGTGGAAAGATCATCAACCGTCTCCCTATTATAGCGGGCTTACTTTCCAACCCGCAATTCGAAAAGAATAACACCATTAAATATTTTGAGAGTTCAACATACATTGAAGAGCTTGAACCGTGGATAGGGAGAATACTTCGTCTACGTCGACTTGTACTAAGCGGAATGAGGAAGCTGGTATCACTCCCTCAGCTACCGGATTCGTTATTGGAACTAGATGCAGAAAATTGTGAGTCCCTAGAGAGACTACACTGCTCCTTTCCCAATCAAGATATTCGTCTCAACTTTGCAAACTGCTTTAAACTAAATCAAGAAGCAAGAGATCTCATCATCCAGATGCCAACTAATAAATATGCGGTGTTTCCCACTGAAAAAGTGCCTATATGCTTCAGTTACCGATCTGCTGGGAGTTCCTTGACAGTGAAGTTGAATCGATTGCCCGTTGGTAAATCAACCAAATTTAAGGCTTGCATCTTATGTGCTAATGATGACGAAAATAACTTTGGACTTTGGGAAACCGCATCTGTCTTTTGTACCATCACGTTCGGAGGGAATGCTTCCATTGCTTGTAATAAAAGGGTAGAACGAGTTTTGCCGGGGAATCTGTGCACATTCGAGGTAGAGGTTGAAACAGAGGAGGTCACTTCCACCAAGCTTGTTTTTGATTTTGGGCTCCTCAATTTGGATTTCAAAACATGGAAGATAAAAGAATGTGGGATACTCCAACTCCTGTAG
- the LOC106334479 gene encoding probable disease resistance protein RPP1 isoform X2 → MDSYFSLTNPNLVASAICFLALLGTLFFYRKSRSHQEKKTMATSSLTLLAPRNWKYHVFPSFHGADVRTNFLSHVLKELRSKGIDSFIDNDIERSKLIGPELVEAIRGSRIAIVLLSRNYASSTWCLNELVEIMKCREEFGQTVMPLFYELDPTDVKKQTGDFGKVLGKTCRGKEKEDIQRWKRALTQVAQIAGFHSAKGENEAELIEYIATDVSNKLNLSAPCSDFDGLVGMESRMAEMRRVLQLDSDEVRKIGILGPPGIGKTTIARSLFNRHSQDFQLSVFMDNIKKKYVIMACSDDYSVKLDLQKQFMSQLTNDTGIKIPHLGVAKDRLKDKKVLVVLDDVDQLVQLEAMAKETSWFGPGSRIIITTQDENVLKASGIDHIHRVNLPSDDEALQMFCLYAFGQKYPKNGFKKLACEVRSLVGGLPLGLRVMGSYFRGMSEQDWREALPRLKIHLDRNGEIAGILKFSYDALNDEDKRLFLHIACFFSGEPVDMVERCLEKCFQDVRQGLRVLSEKSLIYSKSGLIMMSTLLFQLGRQIVQKESISEPGKRQFLNDAIDIGEVLSDDKAGNSSVIGIDLEWNKDITWTSERAFERLSNLEFIRILGKGVNPLSMNYISRKLKVLIWPMFPMPCFPSRFNPEFLVNLFVRNSNLEKLWEENKLLLKPGEAPFLYWECN, encoded by the exons ATGGATTCTTATTTTTCTCTTACCAATCCCAATCTTGTTGCTTCTGCAATATGCTTCTTGGCGCTCTTGGGTACACTATTTTTCTACAGAAAGTCCAGATCCCATCAAGAAAAAAAAACTATGGCTACGTCTTCTTTAACTCTTTTGGCTCCTCGCAATTGGAAATATCATGTTTTCCCAAGCTTCCATGGGGCAGATGTACGCACAAACTTTCTCAGCCACGTTCTCAAGGAGCTCAGAAGCAAAGGAATCGACTCTTTCATTGACAATGATATAGAGAGGAGTAAGCTGATTGGTCCTGAGCTCGTAGAAGCTATTAGAGGATCTAGGATTGCGATTGTCTTGCTCTCCAGGAACTATGCTTCTTCGACATGGTGCTTGAACGAGCTGGTGGAGATCATGAAGTGCAGAGAAGAGTTTGGTCAAACAGTAATGCCCCTTTTCTATGAACTGGATCCAACTGATGTAAAGAAGCAAACTGGTGATTTTGGGAAAGTCTTGGGAAAAACTTGTAGAGGAAAAGAAAAGGAAGACATCCAAAGGTGGAAACGTGCTTTGACGCAAGTGGCCCAAATCGCAGGTTTCCATTCAGCAAAAGG GGAGAATGAAGCAGAGCTGATTGAATATATTGCCACTGATGTTTCCAACAAGTTGAACCTTTCAGCACCATGCAGTGACTTTGACGGCTTAGTTGGGATGGAATCTCGTATGGCAGAAATGAGACGAGTGTTGCAGCTAGATTCGGATGAGGTGAGAAAAATAGGGATCTTGGGTCCGCCTGGGATTGGTAAGACCACCATTGCTAGATCTCTATTCAACCGACACTCCCAAGATTTCCAACTAAGCGTCTTTATGGACAATATCAAAAAAAAGTATGTGATAATGGCTTGTTCCGATGACTACAGTGTGAAGTTGGATTTGCAGAAGCAGTTTATGTCTCAGCTAACCAACGATACGGGTATAAAGATTCCACATTTGGGAGTTGCCAAAGACAGGTTGAAAGACAAGAAAGTTCTTGTCGTCCTTGATGATGTGGATCAGTTAGTACAACTAGAAGCCATGGCAAAAGAAACTAGTTGGTTTGGTCCTGGGAGTCGGATTATCATCACCACACAAGATGAGAACGTTTTAAAAGCGAGTGGGATCGACCATATACACAGGGTGAATTTACCATCAGATGATGAGGCTCTTCAAATGTTTTGCTTGTATGCTTTTGGTCAAAAATACCCCAAGAATGGTTTCAAGAAGCTTGCTTGTGAAGTTAGGAGTCTTGTAGGTGGACTTCCGTTGGGGCTGAGGGTTATGGGATCCTATTTTCGAGGAATGTCCGAGCAAGATTGGAGAGAAGCACTACCAAGGTTAAAGATTCACCTTGACCGAAATGGAGAAATTGCGGGCATTTTAAAGTTTAGTTATGATGCTTTAAATGATGAAGATAAAAGATTATTTCTTCATATAGCCTGCTTTTTTAGTGGTGAACCGGTTGATATGGTGGAAAGATGTCTAGAAAAATGTTTTCAGGATGTGAGACAAGGACTTCGTGTCTTATCTGAAAAATCTCTCATATATAGCAAATCAGGATTGATAATGATGTCGACGTTACTATTCCAACTAGGAAGACAAATTGTGCAAAAAGAATCTATTAGCGAACCTGGAAAACGCCAGTTTTTGAATGATGCAATTGATATTGGTGAAGTACTTAGTGATGATAAAGCA GGTAATAGCAGTGTCATAGGAATAGATCTCGAGTGGAATAAGGACATAACATGGACAAGTGAAAGAGCCTTTGAAAGATTGTCTAATCTTGAATTCATAAGAATCCTCGGCAAAGGCGTTAACCCGCTAAGTATGAACTACATATCCCGAAAACTTAAAGTACTAATTTGGCCGATGTTCCCCATGCCATGTTTTCCTTCAAGATTTAATCCAGAGTTCCTAGTCAACCTATTCGTGCGGAATAGCAATCTTGAGAAACTGTGGGAAGAAAATAAA CTATTGCTCAAGCCTGGTGAAGCTCCCTTCCTCTATTGGGAATGCAACTAA
- the LOC106334479 gene encoding probable disease resistance protein RPP1 isoform X3 encodes MDSYFSLTNPNLVASAICFLALLGTLFFYRKSRSHQEKKTMATSSLTLLAPRNWKYHVFPSFHGADVRTNFLSHVLKELRSKGIDSFIDNDIERSKLIGPELVEAIRGSRIAIVLLSRNYASSTWCLNELVEIMKCREEFGQTVMPLFYELDPTDVKKQTGDFGKVLGKTCRGKEKEDIQRWKRALTQVAQIAGFHSAKGENEAELIEYIATDVSNKLNLSAPCSDFDGLVGMESRMAEMRRVLQLDSDECEVGFAEAVYVSANQRYGYKDSTFGSCQRQVERQESSCRP; translated from the exons ATGGATTCTTATTTTTCTCTTACCAATCCCAATCTTGTTGCTTCTGCAATATGCTTCTTGGCGCTCTTGGGTACACTATTTTTCTACAGAAAGTCCAGATCCCATCAAGAAAAAAAAACTATGGCTACGTCTTCTTTAACTCTTTTGGCTCCTCGCAATTGGAAATATCATGTTTTCCCAAGCTTCCATGGGGCAGATGTACGCACAAACTTTCTCAGCCACGTTCTCAAGGAGCTCAGAAGCAAAGGAATCGACTCTTTCATTGACAATGATATAGAGAGGAGTAAGCTGATTGGTCCTGAGCTCGTAGAAGCTATTAGAGGATCTAGGATTGCGATTGTCTTGCTCTCCAGGAACTATGCTTCTTCGACATGGTGCTTGAACGAGCTGGTGGAGATCATGAAGTGCAGAGAAGAGTTTGGTCAAACAGTAATGCCCCTTTTCTATGAACTGGATCCAACTGATGTAAAGAAGCAAACTGGTGATTTTGGGAAAGTCTTGGGAAAAACTTGTAGAGGAAAAGAAAAGGAAGACATCCAAAGGTGGAAACGTGCTTTGACGCAAGTGGCCCAAATCGCAGGTTTCCATTCAGCAAAAGG GGAGAATGAAGCAGAGCTGATTGAATATATTGCCACTGATGTTTCCAACAAGTTGAACCTTTCAGCACCATGCAGTGACTTTGACGGCTTAGTTGGGATGGAATCTCGTATGGCAGAAATGAGACGAGTGTTGCAGCTAGATTCGGATGAG TGTGAAGTTGGATTTGCAGAAGCAGTTTATGTCTCAGCTAACCAACGATACGGGTATAAAGATTCCACATTTGGGAGTTGCCAAAGACAGGTTGAAAGACAAGAAAGTTCTTGTCGTCCTTGA
- the LOC106334479 gene encoding probable disease resistance protein RPP1 isoform X4 encodes MDSYFSLTNPNLVASAICFLALLGTLFFYRKSRSHQEKKTMATSSLTLLAPRNWKYHVFPSFHGADVRTNFLSHVLKELRSKGIDSFIDNDIERSKLIGPELVEAIRGSRIAIVLLSRNYASSTWCLNELVEIMKCREEFGQTVMPLFYELDPTDVKKQTGDFGKVLGKTCRGKEKEDIQRWKRALTQVAQIAGFHSAKGENEAELIEYIATDVSNKLNLSAPCSDFDGLVGMESRMAEMRRVLQLDSDEVRKIGILGPPGIV; translated from the exons ATGGATTCTTATTTTTCTCTTACCAATCCCAATCTTGTTGCTTCTGCAATATGCTTCTTGGCGCTCTTGGGTACACTATTTTTCTACAGAAAGTCCAGATCCCATCAAGAAAAAAAAACTATGGCTACGTCTTCTTTAACTCTTTTGGCTCCTCGCAATTGGAAATATCATGTTTTCCCAAGCTTCCATGGGGCAGATGTACGCACAAACTTTCTCAGCCACGTTCTCAAGGAGCTCAGAAGCAAAGGAATCGACTCTTTCATTGACAATGATATAGAGAGGAGTAAGCTGATTGGTCCTGAGCTCGTAGAAGCTATTAGAGGATCTAGGATTGCGATTGTCTTGCTCTCCAGGAACTATGCTTCTTCGACATGGTGCTTGAACGAGCTGGTGGAGATCATGAAGTGCAGAGAAGAGTTTGGTCAAACAGTAATGCCCCTTTTCTATGAACTGGATCCAACTGATGTAAAGAAGCAAACTGGTGATTTTGGGAAAGTCTTGGGAAAAACTTGTAGAGGAAAAGAAAAGGAAGACATCCAAAGGTGGAAACGTGCTTTGACGCAAGTGGCCCAAATCGCAGGTTTCCATTCAGCAAAAGG GGAGAATGAAGCAGAGCTGATTGAATATATTGCCACTGATGTTTCCAACAAGTTGAACCTTTCAGCACCATGCAGTGACTTTGACGGCTTAGTTGGGATGGAATCTCGTATGGCAGAAATGAGACGAGTGTTGCAGCTAGATTCGGATGAGGTGAGAAAAATAGGGATCTTGGGTCCGCCTGGGATTG TGTGA